A genomic region of Nostoc sp. UHCC 0702 contains the following coding sequences:
- the ileS gene encoding isoleucine--tRNA ligase codes for MTETGSYKDTVNLPKTKFDMRANAIKREPEIQKFWEENQIYHRLSQNNPGELFILHDGPPYANGSLHLGHALNKILKDIINRYHLLQGRKVRYVPGWDCHGLPIELKVLQNMKPAERQNLTTLQLRQKAKEFALATVDDQRQSFKRYGIWGDWDHPYLTLKPEYEAAQIGVFGQMVLKGYIYRGLKPVHWSPSSKTALAEAELEYPEGHTSRSIYAAFAVTSLSEVVKPLLAEYLPDLAVAIWTTTPWTIPGNLAVAVNADLDYAVVEVEPHPLTPSPQAGRGNEEVASSSLQAGRGNEEVASPSPLTERGTEGVRFRYLIVAAELVESLSTTLSTELTIKATFKGKDLEHITYRHPLFDRESPVVVGGDYITTESGTGLVHTAPGHGQEDYIVGQRYGLPILAPVDDNGDFTQEAGRFAGLNVLGDGNQAVIDALTEAGSLLKEEAYQHKYPYDWRTKKPTIFRATEQWFASVEGFREEALKAIATVKWIPAQGENRITPMVAERSDWCISRQRVWGVPIPVFYDEETGNVVLDKEIINHVQAIIAEKGSDAWWELSTEELLPESYRQNGRSYRRGTDTMDVWFDSGSSWAAVAKQRPELHYPAEIYLEGSDQHRGWFQSSLLTSVAVNGIAPYKTVLTHGFTLDEQGRKMSKSLGNIVDPAIVISGGKDQKKEPGYGVDVLRLWVSSVDYTSDVRLGANIIKQLNDIRGKIRNTARFLLGSLHDFDPEKDAVPFEELPELDKYMLHRIREVFQEVTEAFESFQFFRFFQTVQNFCVVDLSNFYLDVAKDRLYISATDAFRRRSCQTVLKIALENLARAIAPVLCHMAEDIWQYLPYKTPYKSVFEAGWVQLEEKWHNPELAEFWQQVRQIRTEVNKVLEQARVEKLIGSSLEAKVLLYINDEQLCTSVKALNPDKGNGIDELRYLFLTSQVELLDSAEKLQGLKYNLQSDSWGIAVVNAEGEKCDRCWNYSTHVGESAEHPLICERCVAALAGKF; via the coding sequence GTGACAGAAACAGGAAGCTACAAAGATACTGTAAATTTACCCAAGACTAAATTTGATATGCGGGCGAACGCCATCAAGCGGGAACCCGAAATCCAAAAGTTTTGGGAAGAAAATCAAATTTACCATCGCCTTTCCCAAAACAATCCAGGCGAATTATTTATACTGCACGATGGCCCTCCCTACGCCAACGGTTCACTTCATCTTGGTCATGCTTTAAATAAAATTCTTAAGGATATTATTAATCGCTACCATCTGCTACAAGGGCGTAAAGTTCGCTATGTACCAGGTTGGGACTGTCATGGTTTGCCTATTGAATTGAAAGTTTTGCAGAACATGAAGCCAGCAGAACGGCAAAACTTGACAACTTTACAACTGCGGCAAAAAGCGAAAGAATTTGCTTTAGCAACGGTAGATGATCAGCGTCAAAGCTTTAAACGCTACGGTATTTGGGGTGATTGGGATCATCCTTATTTAACCCTGAAGCCGGAATACGAAGCAGCACAAATTGGCGTATTCGGGCAAATGGTGTTAAAAGGTTATATCTATCGCGGTTTAAAGCCTGTTCACTGGAGTCCCAGTTCTAAAACTGCTTTGGCGGAAGCTGAGTTGGAATATCCGGAAGGTCATACTTCCCGGAGTATTTATGCTGCTTTTGCTGTGACGAGTCTTTCTGAGGTGGTGAAGCCTTTGCTGGCGGAGTATTTACCAGATTTGGCTGTGGCTATCTGGACGACTACGCCTTGGACTATTCCGGGGAATTTGGCGGTAGCGGTAAATGCAGACCTTGATTATGCTGTGGTGGAGGTAGAACCCCACCCCCTAACCCCCTCCCCGCAAGCAGGGAGGGGGAATGAGGAAGTAGCTTCTTCCTCTTTGCAAGCAGGGAGGGGGAATGAGGAAGTAGCTTCCCCCTCTCCGTTAACGGAGAGGGGGACTGAGGGGGTGAGGTTCCGCTATCTGATTGTGGCTGCTGAGTTGGTGGAGAGTTTATCAACAACTTTATCAACTGAACTAACGATAAAAGCTACTTTCAAAGGGAAAGATTTAGAACATATCACTTACCGTCATCCTTTGTTTGACCGTGAAAGTCCGGTGGTGGTTGGTGGTGATTATATCACTACTGAGTCTGGTACTGGGTTGGTACATACCGCCCCTGGTCACGGTCAAGAAGACTACATTGTGGGTCAGCGCTACGGTTTGCCTATCCTTGCGCCAGTTGATGACAATGGCGATTTTACCCAAGAGGCGGGACGGTTTGCTGGGTTGAATGTGCTGGGTGATGGAAATCAAGCAGTAATTGATGCTTTGACTGAAGCGGGTTCTTTGTTGAAAGAGGAAGCTTATCAACACAAGTATCCTTACGACTGGCGGACGAAAAAGCCAACGATTTTCCGCGCCACTGAACAATGGTTTGCTTCGGTGGAAGGATTTCGGGAAGAAGCTTTAAAAGCGATCGCTACAGTAAAATGGATTCCAGCCCAAGGCGAAAATCGCATCACGCCAATGGTGGCGGAACGTTCTGATTGGTGTATCTCTCGTCAACGGGTTTGGGGTGTACCCATTCCTGTATTCTACGATGAAGAAACTGGGAACGTAGTACTCGATAAAGAAATTATCAACCACGTCCAAGCAATTATCGCCGAAAAAGGTTCTGATGCTTGGTGGGAACTTTCAACAGAGGAGTTGTTACCAGAATCCTATCGCCAAAATGGTCGGTCTTACCGCAGAGGTACAGATACAATGGATGTGTGGTTTGATTCTGGCTCATCTTGGGCAGCTGTAGCCAAGCAACGTCCAGAGTTACACTACCCCGCCGAGATTTATTTGGAAGGTTCCGACCAACATCGCGGCTGGTTCCAGTCTAGTTTGCTCACCAGTGTAGCAGTGAATGGCATTGCACCTTACAAAACTGTGTTGACTCACGGTTTTACTTTGGACGAACAAGGACGGAAGATGAGTAAATCTCTGGGGAATATAGTTGACCCAGCGATTGTCATTTCTGGCGGTAAAGACCAGAAAAAAGAACCAGGCTATGGTGTTGATGTGTTGCGGTTGTGGGTGTCTTCGGTAGATTACACCTCCGATGTGCGTTTGGGTGCCAATATCATCAAGCAATTAAACGATATCAGAGGCAAGATTCGCAATACAGCGCGGTTCTTGTTGGGTAGCTTGCATGATTTCGACCCGGAAAAGGATGCAGTACCGTTCGAGGAATTGCCAGAACTCGATAAATACATGCTGCACCGCATCAGAGAAGTGTTTCAGGAAGTGACGGAAGCCTTTGAAAGTTTCCAATTCTTCCGCTTTTTCCAAACAGTGCAGAACTTCTGCGTTGTGGATTTATCCAACTTTTATTTAGACGTTGCCAAAGATAGATTGTACATCAGTGCAACCGATGCCTTCCGCCGCCGCAGCTGTCAAACCGTGCTGAAGATAGCTTTAGAGAATTTAGCACGAGCGATCGCACCTGTGTTGTGTCACATGGCAGAAGATATCTGGCAATATCTGCCTTACAAAACACCATACAAATCGGTGTTTGAAGCCGGTTGGGTGCAGCTTGAGGAAAAATGGCATAATCCAGAGTTAGCAGAATTCTGGCAACAAGTCCGGCAAATTCGTACCGAGGTCAACAAGGTATTAGAGCAAGCCAGAGTAGAAAAACTGATTGGTTCTTCTCTAGAGGCTAAAGTACTGCTCTATATAAATGACGAGCAGTTATGTACCTCAGTAAAAGCGCTGAATCCAGACAAAGGTAACGGTATCGATGAACTCCGCTATTTGTTCCTCACCTCCCAAGTAGAATTATTAGATTCTGCTGAAAAACTGCAAGGATTAAAATACAACTTGCAGTCAGACAGTTGGGGAATTGCGGTGGTGAATGCAGAAGGGGAAAAATGCGATCGCTGCTGGAACTACTCGACCCATGTGGGAGAATCAGCAGAGCATCCCTTAATTTGTGAAAGGTGCGTTGCAGCCTTAGCAGGGAAGTTTTAG
- a CDS encoding helix-turn-helix transcriptional regulator, producing the protein MDKVKRQRLEAAGWRVGDAADFLELSHEEVAFIEMKLSLSRYLKELRLKNKLSQATLAKKINSSQSRVAKMETGDPSVSLDLMVRTILAMGGTREDVAIAISSS; encoded by the coding sequence ATGGATAAAGTTAAACGTCAGCGTCTGGAAGCAGCAGGTTGGCGTGTAGGAGATGCAGCCGACTTTCTGGAACTTTCACATGAAGAGGTAGCTTTTATTGAGATGAAGCTATCGTTGAGTAGATATTTGAAGGAACTTCGCCTAAAAAACAAGCTTTCTCAGGCAACTTTGGCTAAGAAAATCAACTCTAGTCAGTCGCGGGTGGCAAAAATGGAAACTGGCGACCCCTCGGTTTCTCTGGATTTGATGGTTCGGACAATTTTGGCTATGGGGGGAACTCGTGAGGATGTAGCGATCGCAATTAGTTCTTCCTAA
- a CDS encoding HD domain-containing protein, translating to MSINRLTQQIQFIIEIDRLKLVLRQTSLTDGSRRENSAEHSWHIAMMALTLAEYALEGVDISHTIKMLLIHDLVEIDAGDTFCYDVQANQNKAEKEAQAALRLFGLLPADQANELRSLWDEFEAGETPTAKFAAALDRIQPLLHNQQNGGGTWRIHGIRRDQVMKRVAPVETAAPELWPFVLQLIDKCVAAGYIKESTIKIQG from the coding sequence GTGTCAATCAACCGTCTGACTCAACAAATTCAATTCATCATTGAAATTGACCGCCTCAAGCTGGTACTGCGTCAAACCTCACTCACCGATGGGTCGCGCCGGGAAAATAGTGCAGAACATTCTTGGCATATTGCAATGATGGCGTTGACATTGGCAGAATATGCTCTTGAAGGAGTTGATATATCCCACACCATCAAAATGCTGCTAATTCACGATTTAGTAGAAATTGATGCAGGTGACACCTTTTGTTATGATGTGCAGGCTAATCAAAATAAAGCTGAAAAAGAAGCTCAAGCAGCGTTAAGGTTATTTGGACTTTTGCCAGCAGACCAAGCTAACGAATTGCGTTCACTCTGGGATGAGTTTGAAGCAGGAGAAACACCCACCGCGAAGTTTGCCGCAGCTTTAGACAGGATACAGCCTTTACTACACAATCAGCAAAATGGGGGCGGGACTTGGCGCATTCATGGCATTAGGCGTGACCAAGTTATGAAGCGAGTAGCACCAGTAGAAACAGCTGCGCCAGAACTGTGGCCGTTTGTTCTGCAATTGATTGATAAATGTGTAGCAGCAGGGTATATAAAAGAGTCTACTATCAAGATTCAGGGTTGA
- a CDS encoding peptidase E, with the protein MTSHSVSKQIFAMGGGGFSMEPENPLLDQYIFGLSKKEIPKVCFIPTASGDSDKYIVKFYSAFVQLSCKLSHLSLFNPPTSDLRSFVLQQDIIYVGGGNTKNLITLWKEWGLDHILKEAWESGIILCGLSAGSICWFEEGVTDSIPGNLTVLKCLGFLKGSNCPHYDGEAERRPAYHRLLSQGLISEGYATDDGVGLHFIGNQLEAIVSSRLYAKAYRLETIDQTVKETPLKPKYLGKS; encoded by the coding sequence ATGACTAGTCATTCAGTTTCTAAACAAATATTTGCAATGGGAGGGGGAGGATTTTCGATGGAACCCGAAAACCCACTGTTAGATCAATATATATTTGGATTATCCAAAAAGGAAATACCAAAGGTTTGCTTTATTCCTACAGCCAGTGGTGATTCTGACAAATATATTGTTAAATTCTACTCAGCTTTTGTGCAGTTGTCCTGTAAATTATCTCATTTGTCTTTGTTTAACCCACCTACATCTGATTTGAGGTCTTTCGTACTTCAGCAAGACATTATCTACGTAGGAGGGGGAAACACTAAAAACTTAATTACTCTCTGGAAAGAGTGGGGGCTTGACCATATCTTGAAAGAAGCTTGGGAAAGTGGCATTATTCTTTGTGGATTGAGTGCAGGCTCTATTTGTTGGTTTGAAGAGGGAGTTACAGACTCTATTCCTGGAAACTTGACCGTATTAAAATGTCTTGGCTTTCTAAAAGGTAGTAACTGTCCTCACTACGACGGCGAAGCAGAAAGAAGACCTGCTTACCATCGACTTTTATCACAAGGATTAATTAGCGAAGGGTATGCTACAGATGATGGAGTAGGTTTGCATTTTATCGGCAATCAACTAGAAGCAATTGTAAGTTCTCGTCTTTATGCAAAAGCCTATCGACTCGAAACAATAGATCAGACAGTTAAAGAAACGCCCTTAAAACCCAAGTATTTGGGAAAGAGTTAA
- a CDS encoding lipoate--protein ligase family protein, whose product MAIDRWLLEQHQSGKHPPCLRFYTWSPPAISLGYHQRQYPEYWQHLTWKGEKLDLVRRPTGGRAVLHQGDLTYAVVTSGLTGSRVDAYQRICEFLITGWRSLGVELHYGTAGRGYIHNPNCFGTATSADLVTADGYKLIGSAQLRSAGAILQHGSIRLQPDAELFAKVFGAESFINAQLPQSLSVEKIIAALIAAASNCFAMEIEIKPLSQSEWNEILALLSLEMHR is encoded by the coding sequence ATGGCAATTGACCGCTGGTTGTTAGAACAACACCAGTCTGGAAAGCATCCGCCATGTCTGCGATTTTACACTTGGTCGCCACCTGCTATTTCTCTTGGCTATCATCAACGCCAATATCCTGAATATTGGCAGCATTTAACTTGGAAAGGTGAGAAATTAGATTTAGTGCGGCGACCTACTGGCGGTAGGGCGGTATTGCATCAAGGTGATTTAACTTATGCTGTCGTTACATCTGGGCTGACCGGTAGCCGTGTTGATGCATATCAAAGAATTTGTGAGTTTTTAATTACTGGATGGCGATCGCTTGGCGTTGAATTACACTATGGTACAGCTGGGCGTGGTTACATCCACAATCCTAATTGTTTTGGCACTGCCACCAGTGCAGATTTAGTTACAGCAGATGGATATAAACTCATTGGTAGCGCCCAACTGCGAAGTGCTGGGGCGATTTTGCAACATGGTTCAATACGTTTGCAACCTGATGCTGAATTGTTCGCTAAAGTATTTGGCGCTGAATCTTTTATCAACGCCCAACTACCCCAAAGTCTTAGTGTAGAAAAAATTATTGCCGCTTTGATTGCCGCAGCTAGTAATTGTTTTGCTATGGAAATAGAAATAAAACCTCTTTCACAGTCAGAGTGGAACGAAATTTTAGCATTACTGAGTTTGGAAATGCACAGGTGA
- a CDS encoding YbjN domain-containing protein: MATYQESVTDNEFVNELIAETTSINHVEVIENVIDSLVQDDSAMVSHPPEGGYLWKFKYGSVEVFVRLSGKRDEDTITVWSAVLKLPAKDEPKLTRHLLELNCSSTFEARFGIIEDQVVVISTRTLAELSPGEVSRLITIVATIADDNDDALQSEYGAG; encoded by the coding sequence ATGGCAACCTACCAAGAAAGCGTAACCGATAACGAATTCGTCAATGAGTTAATTGCAGAGACAACCAGTATCAACCATGTGGAGGTGATCGAAAATGTCATCGACAGTCTAGTACAAGATGACAGTGCTATGGTTAGTCACCCCCCAGAGGGTGGTTATCTCTGGAAGTTTAAGTACGGTAGTGTGGAAGTGTTCGTCCGACTTAGTGGGAAAAGGGACGAAGACACTATAACAGTTTGGTCTGCGGTACTAAAGTTACCTGCTAAAGACGAACCCAAGTTGACGCGACACCTTTTAGAGTTAAACTGTTCTAGCACCTTTGAAGCCCGCTTTGGTATTATTGAAGACCAAGTAGTTGTGATTTCAACACGCACCCTAGCAGAGTTGTCTCCGGGTGAAGTCTCACGGCTGATTACCATTGTGGCAACGATCGCTGATGACAATGATGATGCTTTACAATCTGAGTACGGTGCAGGTTGA
- a CDS encoding aromatic ring-hydroxylating dioxygenase subunit alpha, with protein MSSLSQAVQSRDIRQLGINPNHWYVVTRSSEVTNKPVSVVLWKQAIALYRDSQGQIHALEDRCPHRQVKLSHGQVVGNDLECAYHGWRFNSLGECAAVPYLAANQKLPNCTIRRYPVKEQDGFIWLFPGDVEPSVEPLGLPEWEHLNYIATVSVINCQAHYSYLIENLMDMYHGHLHQDLQAWAEAVLQDINEDDNRVDAHYTAQSYYKIDKIWSISQLFFPALRRLHPEPLDVSYVYPHWVSTLGQDFKIYCLLCPVNETQTKAYLIHFTSLNAFWRLHKLPVWFRQFIKDSLFGAAQKLLDGLVVQDVQMIEEEQQAYLQNSQIRNYELNRALVSVQRLMKSQVEKLG; from the coding sequence ATGTCCTCTCTTTCTCAAGCTGTGCAAAGTCGTGATATCCGTCAGTTGGGGATTAACCCGAATCACTGGTATGTGGTAACACGTAGTAGTGAAGTTACAAACAAGCCTGTAAGTGTGGTACTTTGGAAACAAGCGATCGCACTTTACCGCGACAGTCAAGGACAAATTCACGCTTTGGAAGACCGCTGTCCCCATCGCCAAGTTAAACTCAGTCACGGACAAGTTGTTGGTAATGACTTAGAATGTGCTTATCACGGTTGGCGTTTCAATTCCTTGGGTGAATGTGCAGCAGTTCCTTACTTAGCAGCAAATCAGAAATTACCAAATTGCACAATTCGCCGTTACCCAGTCAAAGAACAAGACGGTTTTATCTGGCTATTTCCTGGAGATGTGGAACCGTCTGTAGAACCTTTGGGTTTACCAGAGTGGGAGCATTTGAATTATATTGCCACAGTTTCAGTGATTAATTGTCAGGCTCATTATTCATATTTAATTGAAAACCTGATGGATATGTATCATGGACATTTGCATCAGGATTTACAAGCTTGGGCAGAAGCGGTATTACAAGATATTAATGAAGATGATAACCGTGTAGACGCTCATTATACAGCACAAAGCTATTATAAAATAGATAAGATTTGGTCTATTTCACAGTTGTTCTTTCCAGCTTTACGGCGGTTACATCCTGAACCATTGGATGTAAGTTATGTTTATCCGCATTGGGTTTCTACCTTGGGTCAAGATTTTAAAATTTACTGTTTATTGTGTCCGGTGAATGAGACACAGACTAAAGCTTATTTAATTCATTTCACCTCATTAAATGCCTTTTGGCGGTTGCACAAATTGCCTGTATGGTTTCGGCAGTTTATCAAAGATAGTTTGTTTGGTGCAGCACAAAAGTTACTTGATGGTTTGGTAGTTCAAGATGTGCAGATGATTGAAGAGGAACAGCAAGCTTATTTGCAGAATTCCCAAATAAGGAATTATGAATTAAATCGGGCATTAGTAAGCGTGCAAAGGTTGATGAAAAGTCAAGTTGAGAAGCTGGGATAA
- a CDS encoding type II toxin-antitoxin system PemK/MazF family toxin, giving the protein MMTIQPGDFWVADISFTNGAGSKKRPILVLWLDGDDVVVAAVTSAKPRTQTDVFLNDWLASGLRVRSAVRLSRLDCLEKVLLITKIGQISEGDAKALKATWDMFIKPQF; this is encoded by the coding sequence ATGATGACTATCCAACCGGGTGATTTTTGGGTAGCTGATATTTCCTTTACAAACGGTGCTGGTTCTAAAAAGCGTCCAATACTCGTACTATGGTTAGATGGTGATGACGTTGTTGTAGCAGCAGTTACATCCGCCAAACCACGCACACAAACTGATGTGTTTCTTAATGATTGGTTAGCCAGCGGTTTACGTGTACGTTCAGCTGTGCGCTTATCTCGTCTGGACTGTTTAGAAAAGGTTTTGTTAATAACGAAAATTGGGCAAATTTCTGAGGGCGATGCAAAGGCGTTGAAAGCAACATGGGATATGTTTATTAAACCTCAATTTTAA
- a CDS encoding PIN domain-containing protein: MDKVLLDTDILSESLKRRDQRVVSRAIAYLAVFGRYTISTITVLEIVKGWHKHQREDKIQQFFAQIGVAEVLTLQLSDAELAGRIYADLERTGQPIGLADAMIAAIAIQQNLTLVSGNLSHYPRI; this comes from the coding sequence TTGGACAAAGTACTACTTGACACGGATATTCTTTCTGAGAGTCTCAAGCGTAGAGATCAGCGTGTTGTATCTAGGGCTATTGCTTATTTAGCCGTTTTTGGTCGCTACACTATCTCTACCATCACCGTCTTGGAAATTGTCAAAGGTTGGCATAAGCACCAACGGGAAGATAAGATTCAGCAATTTTTTGCACAAATTGGTGTCGCTGAAGTATTAACACTGCAACTGAGTGATGCTGAGTTAGCAGGACGGATTTATGCAGATTTAGAACGAACAGGGCAACCCATAGGACTAGCTGATGCTATGATTGCCGCCATAGCAATCCAACAAAACTTAACTTTAGTCAGTGGTAATCTCTCACACTATCCACGAATTTAA
- a CDS encoding serine/threonine protein kinase, with protein sequence MSYCLNPRCPKPENPGDVKFCLSCGSKLLLRERYRAIKPIGQGGFGRTFLAVDEDKPSKPRCVIKQFYPQAQGTNTVQKAVELFTQEAVRLEELGQHPQIPELLAYFTQDDRQYLVQEFIDGQNLAQELAHHGAFSEAQIWQLLNDLLPVLQFCHARQVIHRDIKPENIILRTSDRKLVLVDFGASKSTAGAALNRTGTSIGTPEYVAPEQIRGRAIFASDIYSLGVTCIQLLTERSPFDSYDIDNDTWVWQQYLKTPVSNKLSQILSKMLESIPMRRYQTADQILNDINQHPQIAATPVKSVKPIIQAPPNTAPPVNKTPSQIDLELEEMKTQFLVGGKSHNKQQPPNPQPQPSSKSQIDEELEELKAKYLGNNNL encoded by the coding sequence ATGAGCTACTGTCTTAACCCCCGTTGTCCGAAGCCGGAAAATCCCGGTGATGTCAAGTTTTGCTTGAGTTGTGGTTCTAAGTTACTTCTCAGAGAACGCTACCGTGCTATTAAACCCATAGGACAAGGTGGTTTTGGCAGAACCTTCTTGGCTGTGGATGAGGATAAACCTTCAAAACCTCGCTGTGTAATTAAGCAATTTTATCCCCAAGCGCAAGGCACTAACACTGTGCAGAAAGCAGTGGAGTTATTTACCCAAGAAGCGGTGCGCTTAGAAGAATTGGGTCAACATCCGCAAATACCCGAACTCCTAGCATACTTCACCCAAGATGATAGACAGTATCTTGTACAAGAATTTATCGACGGACAAAATTTAGCTCAAGAATTAGCACACCACGGTGCTTTTAGTGAAGCACAGATATGGCAATTATTAAATGATTTATTACCAGTCTTGCAATTTTGCCATGCCAGACAAGTGATTCACCGTGATATTAAGCCAGAAAATATTATTTTACGTACAAGCGATCGCAAACTAGTTTTAGTTGATTTTGGTGCTTCCAAATCTACCGCTGGAGCCGCCTTAAACAGAACTGGTACAAGTATTGGCACACCCGAATATGTAGCACCAGAACAAATTAGAGGTAGAGCTATTTTTGCCAGTGATATCTACAGTTTAGGAGTTACTTGTATTCAACTTTTAACCGAGCGATCGCCTTTCGATTCATATGATATTGACAACGATACTTGGGTTTGGCAACAATACTTGAAAACTCCAGTCAGCAACAAGTTGAGTCAAATTCTCAGCAAAATGTTAGAAAGTATCCCCATGCGGCGTTACCAAACAGCAGACCAAATTCTTAATGACATCAATCAACATCCACAAATAGCAGCCACACCAGTAAAATCAGTAAAACCAATTATTCAAGCACCACCAAATACTGCACCACCTGTTAATAAAACACCCAGTCAAATCGATTTAGAACTAGAAGAAATGAAAACTCAATTTTTGGTAGGTGGCAAATCTCATAATAAACAACAACCACCAAATCCCCAACCGCAGCCTTCTAGTAAAAGCCAAATAGATGAAGAATTAGAAGAATTAAAAGCTAAATATTTGGGAAATAACAACTTATAA
- the gndA gene encoding NADP-dependent phosphogluconate dehydrogenase, translating to MTLQSFGVIGLAVMGENIALNVERNGFPIAVYNRSREKTDAFMAQRAPGRNVKAAFTLEEFVAALERPRRILVMVQAGKPVDAVIAQLKPLLDEGDIIIDGGNSWFEDTDRRTQELEPAGFRFIGMGVSGGEEGALNGPSLMPGGTQSSYEYLSPIFNKIAAQVDDGPCVTYIGPGGSGHYVKMVHNGIEYGDMQLIAEAYDLLKNAAGLDHNQLHEVFTEWNTTDELNSFLIEITSNIFPYIDPDTNLPLVDLIVDAAGQKGTGRWTVQTALELGVSIPTITAAVNARIISSIKDERIAASKILTGPTGKYDGQTKDFINKVRDALYCSKICSYAQGMALLSTASKTYNWNLALGELARIWKGGCIIRAGFLNKIKKAFGENPALPNLLLAPEFKQTILDRQTAWREVIATAAKLGIPVPAFSASLDYFDSYRRDRLPQNLTQAQRDYFGAHTYLRLDKPGSFHTEWVPIAEAEKK from the coding sequence ATGACACTACAAAGCTTTGGTGTGATTGGATTAGCCGTTATGGGTGAGAATATCGCCCTGAACGTCGAGCGTAATGGCTTCCCAATTGCAGTTTACAACCGCTCCCGAGAAAAAACGGATGCGTTTATGGCGCAGCGTGCGCCAGGACGGAACGTCAAAGCGGCCTTTACTCTGGAAGAATTTGTTGCTGCATTGGAACGTCCCCGTAGAATCCTGGTGATGGTACAAGCTGGTAAGCCAGTTGATGCAGTTATTGCTCAACTCAAGCCTTTGCTGGATGAAGGCGATATCATTATCGACGGTGGCAACTCTTGGTTTGAAGACACAGACCGACGCACTCAAGAGTTGGAACCCGCAGGGTTTCGGTTTATCGGTATGGGTGTCAGCGGTGGTGAAGAAGGCGCATTAAATGGCCCATCCCTAATGCCTGGCGGTACACAAAGCTCTTATGAGTATTTATCGCCAATTTTCAACAAAATTGCTGCCCAAGTCGATGATGGCCCTTGTGTAACTTATATTGGCCCTGGTGGTTCTGGTCACTACGTCAAAATGGTACACAATGGCATTGAGTACGGTGACATGCAGCTGATTGCTGAAGCCTACGATTTGCTCAAGAATGCTGCTGGACTAGACCACAATCAGCTACATGAAGTGTTCACTGAGTGGAATACTACAGACGAACTCAATTCGTTTTTGATTGAGATTACATCGAATATCTTCCCTTACATTGACCCAGATACAAATCTACCTCTGGTGGATTTGATTGTTGACGCAGCAGGTCAAAAGGGAACCGGACGCTGGACTGTACAAACTGCATTAGAATTAGGTGTTTCTATTCCTACCATTACAGCAGCGGTGAATGCTCGGATTATATCTTCAATCAAAGATGAGCGGATAGCAGCATCGAAGATTTTGACAGGCCCCACTGGCAAGTATGATGGACAAACCAAAGATTTTATCAATAAGGTGCGCGATGCTCTTTATTGCTCTAAAATCTGTTCTTATGCTCAAGGGATGGCGTTGCTTTCCACAGCTTCAAAAACATATAACTGGAATTTGGCTTTGGGTGAATTGGCGCGGATTTGGAAAGGTGGCTGTATTATTCGCGCTGGCTTCTTGAATAAGATTAAGAAGGCTTTTGGCGAAAATCCAGCATTACCTAACCTGTTATTGGCTCCTGAATTTAAGCAAACTATTCTCGATAGGCAAACAGCTTGGCGGGAAGTGATAGCAACAGCTGCAAAACTGGGTATTCCAGTGCCAGCATTCAGCGCATCTTTAGATTATTTTGACAGCTATCGCCGCGATCGCTTGCCCCAAAACCTCACTCAAGCACAACGCGATTACTTCGGCGCACACACTTACTTGCGTCTTGATAAGCCCGGAAGTTTCCATACTGAATGGGTACCAATTGCTGAGGCTGAGAAAAAGTAA
- a CDS encoding sugar ABC transporter permease: protein MATKSDVEVTISLAELGLDDEELQKQVEILRPQLEEVDGVENANLVPVENAPKGTKSISGFVWGLIKAQIKPANIPALFKFLSDRFGNKPIKIGVKAPDGRELTVEASSREEFEFALQKAEDFLNNKSNG, encoded by the coding sequence ATGGCAACGAAATCTGACGTTGAAGTGACGATTTCTCTGGCTGAACTTGGTTTAGATGACGAAGAGTTGCAAAAACAAGTAGAAATTTTGCGACCCCAGTTAGAAGAAGTGGATGGGGTAGAAAATGCAAATTTAGTTCCAGTGGAAAACGCCCCCAAGGGTACAAAAAGTATCAGCGGCTTTGTGTGGGGATTGATAAAGGCACAAATTAAACCAGCTAATATCCCGGCTTTGTTTAAATTTTTGAGCGATCGCTTTGGCAACAAACCAATTAAAATCGGGGTTAAAGCACCCGACGGTAGAGAACTGACTGTGGAAGCCAGTAGTCGCGAAGAGTTTGAATTTGCCTTACAGAAAGCAGAAGATTTTTTAAACAATAAATCAAACGGCTAA